GGCAATTCGGTACAAGGTGTAAAGCGCTGCGTAGTGCCGCCTCGGGGGTGAAAGCGGTAGGCTAGCCCTGCTGGTCCGTCGGCCCGTGAGTGGTGGGCAACTCCATCCCGGCGAAAGGAGGAATTCCGTGTCCGATCTCGGCACTTTCTTCACCGGCGACTTCATGCCGCATGGCTATTGCTTCCGCTGGCTCCCCGGACTCGTGTGGTTGCACGTCATCTCCGACGGCCTGACGGCACTGGCCTACACGTCGATTCCCTTCACGCTGTTCTATTTCATCCGCAAGCGCCGCGACCTTCCGTTCAACTGGATGTTCCTGCTGTTCGCGATCTTCATCATCGCCTGCGGTGCGACGCACTACCTGGAGATCTGGACACTGTGGAACGGCGCCTACTGGTTCTCGGGCGTGGTCAAGGCCATCACGGCGGCTGCCTCGGTGCCCACGGCGATCCTGCTGGCGAAGCTGGTGCCGCAGGCGCTGGCCATTCCCAGCATCCACGAACTGCGGGAGGCGAACCGGCGTCTGCAAAGCAGTGAAGCCCGGTTTCGCGGGTTGCTGGAGTCGGCACCGGATGCGGTTGTCATCGTCGACGCCATGGGAACGATTGCGCTGGTGAATCAGCAGACGGAACGCATGTTGGGTTTCCATCGCGACGAGCTCATCGGCAAGCCGGTGGAGGTGCTGATGCCGATCCGCTATCGCTACCAGCACGCGGGCCACCGGACTGACTATTTCCGCTCGCCGCGCTCGCGCTCGATGGGTGCCAAGCTCGACCTGTACGGCCTGCGCAAAGACGGCTCCGAGTTTCCGGTAGAGATCAGCTTGAGCCCGCTGGAAACGGAAGAGGGCACGCTGGTGTCGGCGGCGATCCGCGACGTGACCGAGCGCAAGCAGCAGGAACTGCGCGTCAGCCGGCTGGCGACCATCGTGGAATCGTCCGAGGATGCGATGTACTCGCGCTCGCTCGATGGCAGCGTGCAGACCTGGAACCGCGCGGCGGAGCATCTGTACGGCTACAGCGCCGACGAAATGATTGGCCAGAGCCTGATGGTCCTGATCCCTCCGTCGCATGTCACGCCGGAAGAAGTGGCGCTGGCCGTTCACGTCGGCGAACACTCGCTCAGCCGTGAAACGCTGCGCCTGCGCAAGGACGGATCGACCGTCGAAGTCGCCGTGACGGTGTCGCCCATCCGCGACAGCGTCGGGCGGCTCATTGGCGCCTGTACCGTGGCGCGCGACGTGACCGAGGAAAAACGCATCCAGGAACAGTTGCGCGCGTCGGTGCACGAAAAGGAAATCCTGCTCAAGGAAGTGCATCACCGCGTGAAGAACAACCTGCAGGTGATCTCCACGCTCATCAATATGCAGATGCGCTCCATATCGGGTAGCGCAGCCCTGATGGCGCTGGAGGAGTGCCAGTCGCGCGTGCAGGCTATCGCCTTGATTCACGAGAAGCTCTACCAGTCCAAGGACTATGCCCGCGTGCCATTCGCCGAGTACGCGCGCAGCCTCGCCCTGAATGTCTTTGATGCTGCTGGAGCCCTGGATTCGGCCGTGACGCTGGAAACGGATTTTGCGGACGTTGCCATCGCGGTGGATCGTGCGATTCCCTGTGCGCTCATTCTCAATGAACTGGTCAGCAACGCGCTCAAGCACGCGTTTGATCGTCACCAGAAGGGCACGGTCACCGTGGCGCTGCGGCGTGACCCCGACGGGCTGCTGGTGATGTCGGTCTGCGACAACGGTCGCGGGCTGCCGCCGGATCTCGAACGACGCCGCGCCAGCTCGTTGGGCATGGAGCTGGTGCAGACGCTGGTGGAGCAGCTGGACGCGTCCATGGAGATCGTCAGCGGAAAGGACAACGGAACCCAGTTCACCATTCGATTCGCGGCGGGGGAAAATCTGTGAACGGCCCGGTACCGGTAAGGGTGTTGGTCGTCGAGGACGAACGACTGGTTGCCAAGGACCTGCAAGCCACGCTGATCGCCATGGGTTATGACGCCTTTGCTATTGCCGCTTCCGCGGAAGAGGCGTTCCGCCAGGCTGAAGCAAAACGGCCGGACGTGGTGCTGATGGACATCCGCATCCAGGGGGCGTTCGACGGCATCCACGCCGCCGATACGCTGATGGCCGCGCATGGTTGCGCCGTGGTCTACCTCACGGCCCATGCGGACGAAGAAACCATCGCTCGGGCCAAGAAAACCGGCCCGTTCGGTTATCTGCTCAAGCCGATCAAGTCGGCGGAACTGCGCGGCGCCGTCGAGGTGGCCGTGTACCGCCTCGACGCCGAGCGGCGCCTGCGCGAACGCACGCAGCAGCTGGAAGTTCTCAACCGCGATCTGGAAGCGTTCAATGCCTCGTTGTCGCACGAGGTGCGCGGGCCGTTGCGTCACATCTTCTGGTACAGCGAGCTGCTGCAGCAGCAATGCGAGGAGATACTCGACGTTGTCGGAATGGGGTATGTCCATCGCATACGGCATGCCGCGGTGAGCCTGACCACGCTCGTCGGTGACCTCCTCAAACTCGCCTCGGTCACGCGTCACCAGCTATTGCCGGAGCGCCTGAATCTCACTGCGATGACGCGCGACATCGCTGAACGCATGATCATCGACAGCGGCGATGATGCGGGCGAGATCCTCGTGCAGGACGGCATGACCGTGCTTGGCGACCGGCCGTTGTTGCAGATCATGATGGCCAACCTGCTGGGCAGCGCCTGGGCGCAGGCCTCAGCCGAGATACCGTTGCAGATTGATGTCGGCGCGATTTTTCACCGGGGTGAGTTTGTGTACTTCGTATGCCGGCGTACCCGCACCGACGCATCGGGCGATGACGTCCAGATCCTGTTGCGCGAATCGCTCACCAACACGGCGCACGCGCCCAGCGATGCCGAGATACGTGACAGCCAGCCCGTGCTGGGGGTTGCCAGCCGTATTGCCGAACGGCACGGCGGACGGATGTGGAACGAGACCGTGCCGGGACGTGTCGTGGCGTTCTTCACCCTGCGATCCGCCTGAGGCGGGCCACGCTCGCCGGCCCGGCCGCGAGCCTTGCGGTTCGCGGCGGCTCAGTTGTGCGTGTGCGGCTGTTCGCGCAGTGCCTTCGCGGCCGGGCGGCGACGCGGCGCCCGTGGCGCCATGTGCTGGCTCAGTTGCTGGTCGTAGTGACGGAAGGCTTCACGCACGTGCTCCTGCAGGACGTCGGCATTGCAGGGCTTGGTGATGAAGCGGAAGACCGTACCGCGATTGACCGAGGCGATGACCGTGTCGAGATCGGCGTATCCGGACAGCACCATCCTGACGGTGCGCGGGTAGAGCTTGCGCACGCGCGCCAGGAATTCGGTGCCGCTCATTTCCGGCATGCGCTGGTCGGTCAGGATGACCTGCGTTTCGCGCATGGCCAGGATGGCCAGGGCCTTGGGGCCGCTGTCGGCCAGGATGATTTCGAAGCCTTCGGGCTGCAGCACGCGGCGCAGCGCACTGAGCACGTTCACTTCGTCATCGACAATCAGCAATGTGCGCGCACCTGGCGCGTACGTGGGGGCGGGCAGGCGGGTGCGCGAACGCAGCATCTGCGCGAAATCGTCGGCCGGAACGCCGGGGCTGAAATAGAAGCCCTGCACCTCGTCGCAGCCGCAGCGTCGCAGGTAGCTCAACTGCGCTTCGGTCTCCACGCCCTCGGCGACGACCTTCAGGTCGAGGTTGTGCGCGATGTTGATGATGGCGTTGCAGATCGCCGCGCTGCCCGGTTCGGTGGTGAGGTCGCGCACGAAGGACTGGTCGATCTTGAGTCGCTCGATCGGCAGGTGCTTGAGGTAGTTGAGCGACGAGTGGCCGGTGCCGAAATCGTCCAGAGCGCAGCGCACGCCAATGGCGCGCAGCGCGCGCAGGGTGTCGATGCCCGACTGCATGTCGTGCATCACCGCCCCTTCGGTCAGCTCCAGTTCCAGGCTCGCGGGCTTTACGCCATGGTCGGTGAGGGCGCGGCGCACGGTTGAAACGAGGTCCGCGTGGCGGAACTGGATCGGCGACAGGTTCACCGAGACGGGGCAATCCGGCAGGCCCTGATTACGCCAGGCGGCGATCTGGCGGCAGGCCTCCTGGATCACCCAGGTGCCGAGCGGGCCGATCAGGCCGGTCGCCTCGGCCAGGCCGATGAACTGGCCGGGCGGCATCAGGCCCATGGTCGGATGATTCCAGCGCACCAGGGCCTCCGCGCCACTGATGCGGCCGGTCACCAGGTCCGCCTTGGGCTGGAAATGCAGTACGAACTCGCCGTGATCGAGGGCGGCGCGCAGCGCCGTCTCCAGGGCGAAGCCCGCGGCTTCCTGGTCGGCGCTGACCGGGTCGTAGAACTGGATGGTGCCGCCGCCCAGGGCTCGTGCCTGCGACAGCGCAACGGCCGCGTTGCGCATCTGCGCTTCCGCAGTCTGGCCGTCATGCGGGTACATGCTCACACCGATGCAGGCGTTGGGGTAGTACTCCGATCCGGCCAGCTCGAGCGGCATCATCACCGCGTTGAGCAGGGTGCGGGCGAAGCTCAGCGGTTGCATGTCGTCGCCGCCGTCGGCCACGACCACCCCGAAGCGGTCGCCGGCCGTGCGCGCCACGATGCCGTTACGCGTGGCGCTGGTCAGGCGTTCGGCCACACTCTTGAGCAGGAAGTCGCCGGCGTGCGAGCCCATGATTTCGTTGACCGAGCGCAGGCGTTCGACGCTGATCTTCATCACGATCACCGGACGCGAGCTGCCCTGGGCATTGCGCAGGGCCTCGCGAACGTGTTCGACAAAGCGCACGCCATTGGCCAGGCCGGTGAGCGGATCGACCTGGCTGATGTCGTCATAGGGCGAATCGGTGAGCCGGCGCGCGTCGCGCTCGCGCAGCGCCGCGATGCCGAATGCGAGGTCGTCGGCGAGTTCGCCCAGCAGTTCGATCTGACCGGGAGCAACCGCCCCTGCGGTTTCGGAATAGACGACCAGCACCCCGAAGATGCCGCCGGGATTGCGCAGTGGTACCGAGATAGCCGACCGCATGCCCGCATCCGCCGCCCGCTCGAACCAGCGCTCGTAGCTGGGTGAGGCGGGGGATTCGTCGGTCACCATGATCTGGCCGCGGCGGACGGTTGCCGCGGCCTGGCTGCGACCGAATTCCTCGGCCTTGGTCAGGGCGTTGCAGCTGGCTTCGTCCAGCCCCTTGCGCAAGGTCTGGGCGACGATACGGAAGTCAGTGCTGTCGTCATTCCAGTAGCCGACCCAGGCCACGCCGAATCCGCCGGAGTCGACGATGCGGCGCAGGATGTCCTGGACCAGCTCGGTTTCGCTGCACGCATGGACCAGCGCATGGCTGCACTGGGCGACCAGCCGGATGGCGCGTCCGAGTTCGCGGGAATAGGCCGCCTGCTCGTGATCGGCGGGCATCGGATAGCCGGCAGATGGGTCGGCCGGCGGCGCCGGTGTTGCCACTTCCGCCAGTGAGGGCACCACCCGTCCGCCCGTGCCGAGCGCCGGGCTTCCGATGATGACCGGGTCTTTGCCGCGACGTACTAGGTAGAGGGCACCCAGGACCAGGACTACCGCCAGCAGTGGGAAGACCGGTGACGAGGGCAGGGCGGTGCGATTCTCATCCAGATTGGTCGCAAGGCTGGCCACTTCGGCCTGGGCGGCCAGGCGCAGCCGGCGCAGCTGCGCCTGGACGAGGTCGGCGTTGGCGCTGGAGGCCAGCACGCGTGTGGCGTCGGCCCGGGTGAAGGTTGCGCCGGCGCGCGGTCCGCTGACGTTGCCGGGGCTGGAAAGATCGAAGGCGGTCAGCACTTCGGCTTCGTAGGTGCGCAACGCGGCGTCGAGGGCCTGCGTGGCGGCTGTCTCGCGGGGCGTCGTCTGCGCGCTGACCAATTTGGTGAGCGCCGCGCGCACTTGCTGGATTTGTTCGCGCAAGGCGTTGAAGGACTGCTGCGAGAGCGGTACATCCTGCTGGCGCAGCCGGTCGAGCATGGCGAGGTTTGCCCGCCGGCTCTCGGCGAACAGCAGCTCCATGTCGGTCAGTTGATCGATCTTCTGCTGCTGCGCGAGCAACGCGCGCTCGATAGACCAGGCGCTGCGTTGCGTCACGAGCGCTGCCGCGAGCAGGGCGCCCAGCGCGATGACCAGGATCATCGCCGCCGCAGCGCCGGAGCGGAAGTAGCGCGTGGCCGCCGTTACTTGGCCATCCAGCATATCGGTCCCCCCAAACTGGGCGCCCACCCCAGGGCAATACCCATTCGCTTCAACGAGGTTTGTCGCGGGCTAGAGTGAACCGAATCGCAGCCAGCGACAAGCGAATTGCGCCCATTCCGGACGCCGACACCTTTTTTTGACGATTGCCGCTGTTTCCGCTGTTTTCCTGCAGCCGCGGCAATACCGGCGACACACCCTTCCAGTCCTGCCTCGTGCGGCGATCATCGCGTGAGGCCAATGGATGGGCTGCGTACACGGTCACGCCTTCCCAATGGTTCTGTAACTTTTTACGTCGGCAGTGAAAGGGCTCTTGAATGTGGGGCAATGTGTGTGCAGACCGGCGCTCAGGGCTGCTGGCCGGGGGTGAACAAGGCACGGAGCTTTTCGGAGATCGGGCCGTTGTCGGCCTCGACCGTGCTCTCGACCGCGTACTGCCGGACGAGGGTCGGGTCGACGGACAGCTTCTGCGACCGGGACACGGCTTCCGAGACGATCGGCGCGAGCGAGTCGCTGTCGACGGGCTTGCCGAGCACGCGGAAGACCTGGGCCTGGTTGATCAGGTCGATCAGCTGTCCGGAATGATGGAAGGCCGTGAGAACGACGGTGATCAGGGTGGGATCGTGGCGCTTGAGGAGCTTGAGTGCACCGGAGATGTCGCTGCCATTGACGTGGAGGTCCGACAGGACCACGCCGATGTGGCTTTGTCCCATGATATCGATGGCGTCTTCGAGATTATTGGACCAATGCACACGTTGCGTGTCGCCCAGGGCGCGGCGCACGAGCTGGCAGACATCCTCGCTGTCATCGATGACCAGGATGTCGGTCGCGCTGGGGGATGGTTCTGCCGCGGCGGTACTGGCGCCGTGCTCGAACAGAGCCTGCGAGATGCTGGCGGCATCATCGACCTTCTTGCGCAGCTCACCCTCGTCCCAGGGCTTGCGCAGGAAGCGGAAGATCTCGCCGTCGTTGATCGAGCCGATCACGGCCGCGAGGTCGGCATAGCCGGTCAACAGGATGCGCAGCGTGGAAGGGGAGATCGTGCGCACTTCGGTCAGGAGGTCCACGCCGGTCATCTCCGGCATGCGGTGGTCGCTGACGACCACGTGGATGCGTTCGGTACGCACCAGGTCGAGCACCTGCTGGGGATTGGTGGTGGCGATCACGTCATAGCGACCGCGGAACATGCGTTCCAGGGAGCGGACCATGCGTTCTTCGTCGTCGATGAATATGACTTTAGGTTTGCTCATCGCAGCCTCCTCAAATCGTGCGAGCGTGTTTCTCTACTGGCTTGTGCCGGGGAATCCGGGATCGCCATTCCGTCAGGGCGGTGACGACATTCCGTCGCCGGGACGGGCCTGGTGCAGCGCACCTGTGTGATTTCAAGCGCTTGCGGCTGGTCCGTCACGGGTCCCATGACGCCTACAGCACGCGTTGTGCCAAGTCGGGCGGAGCCGGCGTGTCGCCCGGATATGCGCTTGACGTTCGCGCAAACGGCTCCCTAGACTCCGGCCCCATGCCTGTCTCGCGCGAACATTCCAGAACGTCGTACCCCCGGGGGGCCTGGTCCTGGCGTCGCCCCACGTTCTGCCCCGCGTTCGCCGCCGCATGCTGGCCGGCCTGACCGTACCAGCTGCTTCTCCCCCTCTTCCTGATTGACCTGCCTCCCTCGCCGGGGGCGACCTGCCGCACAGCCTTTGCGCGTCCAGCGCCTGGCGGCGCGCCGATGATTTGGAGATCACCCGATGCAGATCCGCACGCTGGATGAGAATGCGTTCAATGCCCTTGCCGAGCAGGGCTACAACCGCATTCCGCTGATGGCCCAGGCCTATGCCGACCTGGATACGCCGCTGTCGCTCTACCTCAAGCTCGTCGGCGAGCCGGGACTGGCAGACACGGCAGGAAGTTTCCTGCTCGAGTCCGTCGTCGGCGGCGAGCGCTTCGGCCGCTACTCGTTCATCGGCCTGCCGGCTTCGGTACACCTGCGGGCCAGCGGAATCGGCGAGTCGGCCTTGACTGAAGTAGTCCGGGACGGTCAGGTCGTTGAGTCGCACCAGGGCAATCCACTGGAATTCATTGCGCAGTACCAGCAGCGGTTCCGCGTGGCGCTGCACGAGGGCTTGCCGCGCTTCTGCGGCGGGCTCGCGGGGTATTTCGGGTACGACGCCGTGCGTCATATCGAGCCGCGGCTGGCGCAGACGGAAAAGCCCGGTGGTATCGGGACGCCGGACATCCTGCTGCTGCAATGCGAAGAACTGGCGGTGATCGACAACCTGGCGGGGCGGATCTCGCTGATCGTGTACGCCACGCCCGGCCATCCCGGCGCCTACGCCCAGGCCATGCGGCGCCTGGAAGCCATGCTCGAGCGTGTCCGCATGCCGCTGCAGGTACGCGAAGTGGCGCCCACGCCAACCCGGCCGGTGGAGCGCGGTTTTGACAAGGCGGACTACCTGGCTGCGGTGGCCCGGGCCAAGGAGTACATCGCAGCCGGCGACATGATGCAGGTGCAGGTCGGGCAGCGGCTGTCAAAGCGCTTCGAGGCATCGCCCCTGAGCCTCTATCGCGCGCTGCGCTCGCTCAATCCCTCGCCCTACATGTATTACTACGACATGGGCGATTTCCACATCGTGGGTGCATCGCCCGAGATCCTGGTGCGCCAGGAACGCCGCGATGAAGGCCAGCGCATCACGATTCGGCCGCTGGCCGGCACGCGGCCGCGCGGCGCCACGCCGGAGCAGGACCGCGACCTGGAGCGCGAACTGCTGGACGATCCGAAGGAGCGTGCCGAGCACCTGATGCTGATCGACCTGGCGCGCAACGACATCGGTCGCATCGCCAAGGCGGGCAGCGTGAAGGTGAGCGAAGCCTTCGTCGTCGAACGTTACTCGCACGTGATGCACATCATCAGCAACGTGGATGGCGTGTTGCGCGACGGCACCACCAACAGCGACGTGCTGCGCGCCACGTTCCCGGCCGGTACCCTGACCGGCGCCCCCAAGGTGCGGGCGATGGAGATCATCGACGAACTCGAGCCGGTCAAGCGCGGCATCTACGGCGGCGCCGTGGGCTACCTGAGCTTCAGCGGCGATATGGACATGGCGATCGCGATCCGCACCGCCATCGTCAAGGACAAGACACTCTACGCGCAGGCCTCGGCCGGTATCGTGGCCGATTCGGTGCCCGAGCTCGAATGGCGCGAGACGGAAGCCAAGGCACGCGCCGTGCTGCATGCGGCCGAACTGGTCGAACAGGGATTCTGAGGGTTATTCCATGTTGCTGATGATCGACAACTACGATTCGTTTACCTACAACCTCGTGCAGTACTTCCTGGAGCTGGGCGAAGAGGTGACGGTGCGGCGCAACGATGAAATCACCCTCGAGGACATCGATCGCCTGGCGCCCCGGCGACTGGTGCTGTCGCCCGGTCCGTGTTCGCCGGCGGAGGCGGGTATCTGTGTCCCGCTGGTCAAGCGGTTCGCCGGCACACTGCCGATCCTGGGCGTGTGCCTTGGCCACCAGAGCATGGGCGCCGCGTTCGGCGGCAACATCATCCGCGCGCAGCGCCAGATGCATGGCAAGGCCAGCCTGATCGACACCGACCAGCAGGGGGTCTACGCAGGCCTTCCGGCGAAGTTCCAGGTGATTCGCTACCACTCGCTGAC
This genomic stretch from Tahibacter amnicola harbors:
- a CDS encoding EAL domain-containing protein, with the translated sequence MLDGQVTAATRYFRSGAAAAMILVIALGALLAAALVTQRSAWSIERALLAQQQKIDQLTDMELLFAESRRANLAMLDRLRQQDVPLSQQSFNALREQIQQVRAALTKLVSAQTTPRETAATQALDAALRTYEAEVLTAFDLSSPGNVSGPRAGATFTRADATRVLASSANADLVQAQLRRLRLAAQAEVASLATNLDENRTALPSSPVFPLLAVVLVLGALYLVRRGKDPVIIGSPALGTGGRVVPSLAEVATPAPPADPSAGYPMPADHEQAAYSRELGRAIRLVAQCSHALVHACSETELVQDILRRIVDSGGFGVAWVGYWNDDSTDFRIVAQTLRKGLDEASCNALTKAEEFGRSQAAATVRRGQIMVTDESPASPSYERWFERAADAGMRSAISVPLRNPGGIFGVLVVYSETAGAVAPGQIELLGELADDLAFGIAALRERDARRLTDSPYDDISQVDPLTGLANGVRFVEHVREALRNAQGSSRPVIVMKISVERLRSVNEIMGSHAGDFLLKSVAERLTSATRNGIVARTAGDRFGVVVADGGDDMQPLSFARTLLNAVMMPLELAGSEYYPNACIGVSMYPHDGQTAEAQMRNAAVALSQARALGGGTIQFYDPVSADQEAAGFALETALRAALDHGEFVLHFQPKADLVTGRISGAEALVRWNHPTMGLMPPGQFIGLAEATGLIGPLGTWVIQEACRQIAAWRNQGLPDCPVSVNLSPIQFRHADLVSTVRRALTDHGVKPASLELELTEGAVMHDMQSGIDTLRALRAIGVRCALDDFGTGHSSLNYLKHLPIERLKIDQSFVRDLTTEPGSAAICNAIINIAHNLDLKVVAEGVETEAQLSYLRRCGCDEVQGFYFSPGVPADDFAQMLRSRTRLPAPTYAPGARTLLIVDDEVNVLSALRRVLQPEGFEIILADSGPKALAILAMRETQVILTDQRMPEMSGTEFLARVRKLYPRTVRMVLSGYADLDTVIASVNRGTVFRFITKPCNADVLQEHVREAFRHYDQQLSQHMAPRAPRRRPAAKALREQPHTHN
- a CDS encoding response regulator translates to MSKPKVIFIDDEERMVRSLERMFRGRYDVIATTNPQQVLDLVRTERIHVVVSDHRMPEMTGVDLLTEVRTISPSTLRILLTGYADLAAVIGSINDGEIFRFLRKPWDEGELRKKVDDAASISQALFEHGASTAAAEPSPSATDILVIDDSEDVCQLVRRALGDTQRVHWSNNLEDAIDIMGQSHIGVVLSDLHVNGSDISGALKLLKRHDPTLITVVLTAFHHSGQLIDLINQAQVFRVLGKPVDSDSLAPIVSEAVSRSQKLSVDPTLVRQYAVESTVEADNGPISEKLRALFTPGQQP
- a CDS encoding hybrid sensor histidine kinase/response regulator yields the protein MNGPVPVRVLVVEDERLVAKDLQATLIAMGYDAFAIAASAEEAFRQAEAKRPDVVLMDIRIQGAFDGIHAADTLMAAHGCAVVYLTAHADEETIARAKKTGPFGYLLKPIKSAELRGAVEVAVYRLDAERRLRERTQQLEVLNRDLEAFNASLSHEVRGPLRHIFWYSELLQQQCEEILDVVGMGYVHRIRHAAVSLTTLVGDLLKLASVTRHQLLPERLNLTAMTRDIAERMIIDSGDDAGEILVQDGMTVLGDRPLLQIMMANLLGSAWAQASAEIPLQIDVGAIFHRGEFVYFVCRRTRTDASGDDVQILLRESLTNTAHAPSDAEIRDSQPVLGVASRIAERHGGRMWNETVPGRVVAFFTLRSA
- a CDS encoding PAS domain S-box protein encodes the protein MSDLGTFFTGDFMPHGYCFRWLPGLVWLHVISDGLTALAYTSIPFTLFYFIRKRRDLPFNWMFLLFAIFIIACGATHYLEIWTLWNGAYWFSGVVKAITAAASVPTAILLAKLVPQALAIPSIHELREANRRLQSSEARFRGLLESAPDAVVIVDAMGTIALVNQQTERMLGFHRDELIGKPVEVLMPIRYRYQHAGHRTDYFRSPRSRSMGAKLDLYGLRKDGSEFPVEISLSPLETEEGTLVSAAIRDVTERKQQELRVSRLATIVESSEDAMYSRSLDGSVQTWNRAAEHLYGYSADEMIGQSLMVLIPPSHVTPEEVALAVHVGEHSLSRETLRLRKDGSTVEVAVTVSPIRDSVGRLIGACTVARDVTEEKRIQEQLRASVHEKEILLKEVHHRVKNNLQVISTLINMQMRSISGSAALMALEECQSRVQAIALIHEKLYQSKDYARVPFAEYARSLALNVFDAAGALDSAVTLETDFADVAIAVDRAIPCALILNELVSNALKHAFDRHQKGTVTVALRRDPDGLLVMSVCDNGRGLPPDLERRRASSLGMELVQTLVEQLDASMEIVSGKDNGTQFTIRFAAGENL
- a CDS encoding anthranilate synthase component II, giving the protein MLLMIDNYDSFTYNLVQYFLELGEEVTVRRNDEITLEDIDRLAPRRLVLSPGPCSPAEAGICVPLVKRFAGTLPILGVCLGHQSMGAAFGGNIIRAQRQMHGKASLIDTDQQGVYAGLPAKFQVIRYHSLTIEESTLPACLQVTSRADDGEIMGVRHKPEPGFAPMEGVQFHPESILTEHGHAMLQNFLNM
- the trpE gene encoding anthranilate synthase component I; this translates as MQIRTLDENAFNALAEQGYNRIPLMAQAYADLDTPLSLYLKLVGEPGLADTAGSFLLESVVGGERFGRYSFIGLPASVHLRASGIGESALTEVVRDGQVVESHQGNPLEFIAQYQQRFRVALHEGLPRFCGGLAGYFGYDAVRHIEPRLAQTEKPGGIGTPDILLLQCEELAVIDNLAGRISLIVYATPGHPGAYAQAMRRLEAMLERVRMPLQVREVAPTPTRPVERGFDKADYLAAVARAKEYIAAGDMMQVQVGQRLSKRFEASPLSLYRALRSLNPSPYMYYYDMGDFHIVGASPEILVRQERRDEGQRITIRPLAGTRPRGATPEQDRDLERELLDDPKERAEHLMLIDLARNDIGRIAKAGSVKVSEAFVVERYSHVMHIISNVDGVLRDGTTNSDVLRATFPAGTLTGAPKVRAMEIIDELEPVKRGIYGGAVGYLSFSGDMDMAIAIRTAIVKDKTLYAQASAGIVADSVPELEWRETEAKARAVLHAAELVEQGF